A single genomic interval of Saccharothrix saharensis harbors:
- the trpS gene encoding tryptophan--tRNA ligase: MAVENSAEIAQNPAPVSRPRVLSGIQSTAGSFHLGNYLGALRQWVALQDAHDAFYFIADLHAITVEQDPKVLRHNTRVSAAQLLALGVDPDRSTLFVQSHVPEHAQLGWVLQCLTGFGEASRMTQFKDKSARQTDGGAGNQTTAGVGVGLFTYPILQAADILLYQAHYVPVGEDQRQHLELTRDLAQRFNTRYGKTFRLPEPHIVKDTAKIYDLQDPTSKMSKSVPAGVVELLEDPKRSAKKIRSAVTDTGREIVYDPEHKAGVSNLLVIYSALTGRSIDSLVADYDGKGYGDLKKDLGEVFTEFVTPVRARVAEYLDDSAELDKVLARGAERAREVAGKTLARTYDRIGFLPIGG, translated from the coding sequence GTGGCCGTCGAAAACTCCGCTGAGATCGCCCAGAACCCGGCTCCGGTGAGCCGCCCCCGCGTGCTGTCCGGCATCCAGTCGACCGCCGGCTCGTTCCACCTGGGCAACTACCTGGGCGCGTTGCGGCAGTGGGTGGCGTTGCAGGACGCGCACGACGCGTTCTACTTCATCGCCGACCTGCACGCGATCACCGTCGAGCAGGACCCCAAGGTGCTGCGGCACAACACCAGGGTGTCCGCCGCGCAGCTGCTCGCGCTCGGCGTCGACCCCGACCGGTCCACGCTGTTCGTGCAGTCGCACGTGCCCGAGCACGCCCAGCTCGGCTGGGTCCTCCAGTGCCTGACCGGGTTCGGCGAGGCCAGCCGGATGACGCAGTTCAAGGACAAGTCCGCGCGGCAGACCGACGGCGGGGCCGGCAACCAGACGACCGCGGGGGTCGGCGTCGGCCTGTTCACCTACCCGATCCTGCAGGCCGCGGACATCCTGCTGTACCAGGCGCACTACGTGCCGGTCGGCGAGGACCAGCGGCAGCACCTGGAGCTGACCCGCGACCTGGCGCAGCGGTTCAACACCCGCTACGGCAAGACGTTCCGGCTGCCCGAGCCCCACATCGTCAAGGACACCGCCAAGATCTACGACCTGCAGGACCCGACGTCGAAGATGTCGAAGTCCGTGCCGGCGGGCGTGGTGGAGCTGCTGGAGGACCCGAAGCGGTCGGCCAAGAAGATCCGGTCCGCGGTCACCGACACCGGCCGCGAGATCGTGTACGACCCCGAGCACAAGGCGGGCGTGAGCAACCTGCTGGTGATCTACTCGGCGTTGACCGGGCGCTCGATCGACTCCCTGGTCGCCGACTACGACGGCAAGGGCTACGGGGACCTGAAGAAGGACCTCGGCGAGGTGTTCACCGAGTTCGTCACGCCGGTGCGGGCGCGGGTGGCCGAGTACCTGGACGACTCCGCCGAGCTGGACAAGGTGCTGGCGCGCGGCGCGGAACGGGCGCGCGAGGTGGCCGGGAAGACGCTGGCGCGGACCTACGACCGGATCGGCTTCCTCCCGATTGGCGGCTGA